The following nucleotide sequence is from Psychroflexus torquis ATCC 700755.
AGAAACTCATTTATTTCGTAACGATATCCCACTGAAAGAAAAAAAAATAACAACCGAAGTTTCTGTACATCACCTCTGGTTTTCAGACGTCGACTATGAGCGATTAGGAATGCTTATTAAATGGAATCCAGCCATAAAAACAAAAAAAGACAAAGAAGGCTTATTAAAGGCACTACTTGATGATAGAATAGATCTTATAACCACAGACCACGCCCCGCATACGTTGGAAGAAAAACAACAACCCTATTTTCAATCTATGTCGGGTGCACCCATGGTTCAGCATACGCTCAATTGTATGTTGGAGTTTTATAAACAAGGCCTCATTTCATTAGAGAAAATTGTCGAAAAAATGTGCCATAACCCTGCTATTTTATATAGTATGACCAACAGGGGATTTATCCGAGAAGGGTATTACGCTGACTTAACCTTAGTAGATTTAAACAACCCGTGGACAGTGACCAAAGACAACCTGCTTTACAAATGCGGTTGGTCTCCTCTGGAAGGAACAGCATTTCAAACAAAAATTGAACACACTTTTGTAAATGGAAATTTGATTTATGACCATGGTAGTTTTAAGGAAGATACATTTGGGATGCCCATAGATTTCAATACTAAAGAGAAACAAAAATGACCCAAATTTCAAGTGACATTTCAAAAGCAATTGAACTCCTAAATAAAGAAGATGTCGTAGCAATACCTACCGAAACTGTTTATGGATTGGCAGGAAATATCTATAGTGAAAAAGCAATTCGAAAAATATTTCAGGTCAAACAAAGACCTTTATTTAATCCGTTAATTGTTCATATACCTTCTATCGACCAACTTGAAAAAGTAGCACGTGAATTTCCGATTAAGGCTCAAAAGCTGGCTGAAGCCTTTTGGCCTGGTTCTTTAACGCTAATTTTGCCTAAAAAATCAAACATACTTGAGATAGTAACTGGGGGTAAAGATACCGTTGGCGTTAGAATTCCAAACCACCCCGTTACTCTAAGTTTGTTAAAACAATTATCTTTTCCACTAGCAGCTCCAAGCGCAAATCCCTATAACAGGATTAGTCCCACAAGTTCTTATCACGTTGAAGGGTATTTTGGAAACGCATTACCTATGGTGCTTGAAGGTGGTGAATGCAAAAACGGAATAGAATCTACCATTATTGGCTTCGAAAATAACGAAGCTATACTCTATAGGCTAGGAGCTATTTCTGTAGAAGAAATTGAAAAAATAATTGGAAAAATTCAGATAAGAAACAAAAGCGACACAACCCCTAATGCCCCAGGAATGTTAGCAAAACACTACGCCCCCAAAACAAAGATGTACCTTTTGGACGATATTGATGAATTTATTGAAAATAACAAAAGTAAGAAAATTGGTGTCCTAAGATTCCAAGGAAAGCTGAATACCACGCGTTTTGAACATATAGAAATCTTATCAAAATCTGGAGATTTAAAGGAAGCTGCTTCCAAGCTCTACAGTACATTACATAAACTAGATAACTTAAATTTAGATATAATTGTAGCTGAAAGATTTCCAGATGTTGGTCTAGGTAAATCTATTAATGATAGATTAGAAAGAGCCATAAAATAATTATTACTTACTTCATGGATACTGCTTTATTTAAAAATAGACGTCTAGTCATAGCCACAAAACACGAAAAGGAAAGAGTGATTGCACCTCTTTTAGAGGAGGCTTTAGGAGTATCATGCTTTATAAAAGAGGGTTTCGATACAGACAAGTGGGGAACTTTTTCTGGCGAGGTAGAAAGAAAACAAGACCCCATAGCTACTGCAAGGCAAAAATGTTTGAAGGCAATGGAACTAAGCAATTGTGAGTTAGGTGTAGCTAGTGAAGGTTCCTTTGGCGCTCATCCTTCCGTATTCTTTACAAGTGCTGATGATGAGTTTTTGATTTTTATTGATAAGAAAAACAACTTGGAAATTATAGCCAGAGAATTAAGTATGGAAACCAATTTTAATGGTCAGGAAATTAAAACAGAGACAGATCTATTGGACTTTGCAGAATTGGTAAAATTCCCATCGCATGGCCTTATACTTCGTGAGTCAAAAACGGACACTACTACTATAATAAAAGG
It contains:
- a CDS encoding DC1 domain-containing protein, which gives rise to MDTALFKNRRLVIATKHEKERVIAPLLEEALGVSCFIKEGFDTDKWGTFSGEVERKQDPIATARQKCLKAMELSNCELGVASEGSFGAHPSVFFTSADDEFLIFIDKKNNLEIIARELSMETNFNGQEIKTETDLLDFAELVKFPSHGLILRESKTDTTTIIKGITDVSQLKKAFKELMNTLDSVYAETDMRAMFNPSRMAVIENATKNLIAKVNSCCPRCTSPGFGISDVKKGLKCSWCGLPTNSTLSFIYSCQKCNFTKEDMYPHKKRTEDPMYCDYCNP
- a CDS encoding L-threonylcarbamoyladenylate synthase, with the protein product MTQISSDISKAIELLNKEDVVAIPTETVYGLAGNIYSEKAIRKIFQVKQRPLFNPLIVHIPSIDQLEKVAREFPIKAQKLAEAFWPGSLTLILPKKSNILEIVTGGKDTVGVRIPNHPVTLSLLKQLSFPLAAPSANPYNRISPTSSYHVEGYFGNALPMVLEGGECKNGIESTIIGFENNEAILYRLGAISVEEIEKIIGKIQIRNKSDTTPNAPGMLAKHYAPKTKMYLLDDIDEFIENNKSKKIGVLRFQGKLNTTRFEHIEILSKSGDLKEAASKLYSTLHKLDNLNLDIIVAERFPDVGLGKSINDRLERAIK